A stretch of the Flavobacteriales bacterium genome encodes the following:
- a CDS encoding TonB-dependent receptor codes for MKKAVVLSPTQKALQINLDSTLYGTFAEIGAGQEVVRHFFRAGGASGTIAKTMSAYDKDFSDAIYGKEIDGRYVSRSRLKKILNQEYGLIESRLKRKEHPDKKYFTFANTLATINYSKTVKGHGWMGCRFQTDPNKSYNEVIFHVRLNDNDAKLQQETIGVMGTNLIYGCFNYYNEPKKLIQSIYDNLSRDNVEMDMIHMEGPEFKGVDNRLLSLILVKENMTDAVIFGPDGKNQQPSDVLYKKNILTIRGSFRPVTKVNLDMMENGYNSFIKENKVDKDNVQLLFEITLSNLKMEGDIDEKDFLDRADILCSLGHSVLISNYRQYYKLIEYFSNYTKARMGLIIGVNNLLEIFDDKYYRNLNGGILEAFGILFTRDLKIYLYPYQADANDTLLNSKNIPIHRRLRPLYDYLLTNGRIKDLNFKPKVLQIFSRDILEKIRKKKDGWQDGVPDGVSDIIVKKKLFGMK; via the coding sequence ATGAAAAAAGCCGTAGTTTTATCTCCTACCCAAAAAGCCCTGCAAATTAACTTAGACAGTACCCTTTACGGAACTTTTGCTGAGATTGGTGCTGGACAAGAAGTTGTAAGGCATTTTTTCAGAGCTGGTGGTGCTTCAGGAACCATAGCCAAAACTATGTCTGCTTACGATAAAGATTTTAGCGATGCTATCTACGGCAAAGAAATTGATGGACGTTACGTTTCTCGTTCTCGACTAAAGAAGATACTTAATCAAGAATACGGACTCATTGAGAGCCGTTTAAAACGCAAAGAACACCCTGATAAAAAATACTTCACCTTTGCCAATACCCTAGCCACCATCAATTACTCCAAAACAGTAAAAGGTCACGGCTGGATGGGTTGTCGCTTTCAGACTGACCCCAACAAAAGCTACAACGAAGTTATTTTTCACGTTAGACTCAACGACAACGATGCCAAGCTACAACAAGAAACTATTGGCGTTATGGGTACTAACCTCATTTACGGATGTTTTAACTACTACAACGAGCCTAAGAAACTCATACAATCCATTTACGACAATCTTAGTAGAGATAATGTAGAAATGGATATGATACATATGGAAGGCCCTGAATTTAAAGGAGTGGACAATCGCCTACTCAGCTTAATCTTAGTTAAGGAAAATATGACCGATGCCGTTATCTTCGGTCCTGATGGCAAAAACCAACAACCGTCCGATGTCCTTTACAAGAAAAACATTTTGACTATTCGAGGAAGTTTCAGACCCGTAACTAAGGTCAACCTCGATATGATGGAAAACGGTTACAATTCTTTTATCAAAGAAAATAAGGTGGACAAAGACAATGTGCAATTGTTATTTGAAATTACCCTAAGTAACCTTAAGATGGAAGGCGATATTGACGAAAAAGATTTCCTAGACAGAGCCGATATTCTCTGTTCTCTAGGGCATTCCGTACTCATTTCCAATTATAGACAGTACTACAAGCTGATTGAGTATTTTTCCAATTATACCAAAGCACGTATGGGGCTAATCATAGGAGTAAACAATTTATTGGAGATTTTTGACGATAAATATTACCGCAACCTCAATGGTGGTATTTTAGAAGCCTTTGGTATTCTCTTTACACGAGATTTAAAAATATACCTCTACCCCTACCAAGCCGATGCTAACGACACCTTGCTCAATAGCAAAAACATACCCATTCATAGAAGATTGCGTCCCCTTTATGACTATTTGCTAACCAATGGTAGAATAAAAGATTTGAACTTCAAACC
- a CDS encoding MBL fold metallo-hydrolase, protein MKITFLGTGTSQGVPVIGCQCEVCISVHSEDKRLRTSVMIESDNTTVVIDTGPDFRQQMLRENVQKLDAVLFTHEHKDHIAGMDDVRAFNFKFKRDMPIYATDRVQEALKREFHYVFSTYQYPGIPKVQLHTIDAESNFSIGDIPFQSIELMHHKMKVLGFRINDLVYITDVNYIDNKQLQKIIGCKTLIVSALRKEKHISHFTLDEAVELSQKVGAESVFLTHISHLMGDHHSVNRDLPQHIRLAYDGLSIDF, encoded by the coding sequence ATGAAAATCACTTTTTTAGGTACAGGAACTTCTCAAGGCGTACCCGTCATTGGCTGTCAGTGTGAGGTATGTATATCGGTACATAGCGAGGATAAACGTCTCAGAACGTCTGTCATGATAGAAAGTGATAATACTACGGTAGTCATTGATACAGGTCCTGATTTTAGACAACAGATGTTGAGAGAAAATGTCCAAAAATTAGATGCTGTCTTGTTTACTCACGAGCATAAAGACCATATAGCGGGTATGGACGATGTGAGGGCTTTTAATTTCAAGTTCAAAAGGGATATGCCCATTTATGCCACAGATCGGGTGCAAGAGGCTCTAAAACGAGAATTTCATTATGTCTTTTCGACCTATCAATACCCCGGTATTCCCAAAGTGCAATTGCATACCATAGATGCTGAATCTAACTTTAGCATTGGCGATATTCCTTTTCAAAGCATTGAGTTGATGCACCACAAAATGAAGGTCTTGGGTTTTCGTATAAATGATTTAGTTTACATTACCGATGTGAATTATATTGATAATAAACAATTACAAAAGATAATAGGTTGTAAAACACTTATAGTTAGTGCTTTAAGAAAAGAAAAACACATCTCTCATTTTACTTTAGACGAAGCCGTAGAGCTGTCTCAAAAAGTGGGGGCAGAGTCGGTTTTTTTGACGCACATTAGCCACCTTATGGGCGACCACCACAGCGTTAATAGGGACTTACCACAACATATACGATTGGCATACGACGGTTTGAGTATAGACTTTTAA
- a CDS encoding dihydroorotase, with the protein MSILFQSVKVIDSQSKYNNTTVDVLVNKGVIESIGKNIEPPKKCKIIHGKGLHLSPGLMDLHVNYRDPGYDWKEDLNTGIQASAKGGFTSVLYMPSNNPSTNSKVQVDYIRNATKGSVVEVLPAGNVTVNHQGQQLTELYEMSQSGAKAFTDDRNSIQKADVMKLALLYTKNFDGLVMNQPNDKTISSEGKMNEGIASTKLGLKGIPALAEEVMLARDIELLEYTQGKFHASRISTKKSVELIRAAKKKGLNISADVAIHNLILKDQDCATFDSNYKVFPPLRTSEDIQALIEGLKDGTIDAICSDHCPEDIEHKVLTFDHANFGIIGAQTVLPLALELQKELGLHTIIDALSHNPRKLLGIDCPTIEEGAEANLCCFSTSDEWTFTKESIVSKSKNTPFLNRTFKTKVWGTVKGSLSTF; encoded by the coding sequence ATGAGCATATTATTTCAATCCGTTAAAGTGATAGATTCACAATCCAAGTACAACAACACAACCGTAGATGTCTTGGTCAATAAAGGTGTCATTGAATCCATTGGTAAAAACATTGAACCACCCAAAAAATGTAAAATCATACACGGAAAGGGACTGCATTTATCGCCCGGTTTGATGGATTTGCACGTCAATTACAGAGATCCTGGTTACGACTGGAAAGAAGATTTGAATACTGGAATACAAGCCTCAGCAAAAGGAGGCTTTACCTCAGTACTCTATATGCCTAGTAACAATCCGAGTACCAATAGCAAAGTACAAGTCGATTATATCCGAAATGCCACTAAAGGAAGTGTGGTAGAAGTCTTACCAGCAGGAAATGTTACAGTAAACCATCAAGGGCAACAACTCACTGAGCTGTATGAAATGAGCCAATCGGGAGCAAAAGCCTTTACTGACGATAGAAACAGTATCCAGAAGGCAGATGTGATGAAGTTAGCCCTACTCTACACCAAAAACTTTGACGGACTAGTCATGAATCAGCCTAACGATAAAACCATCAGCTCTGAAGGTAAAATGAACGAAGGCATAGCCAGTACAAAACTAGGTTTGAAAGGAATACCAGCACTTGCCGAAGAAGTGATGTTAGCTAGAGACATCGAATTGCTAGAATATACCCAAGGTAAATTTCACGCCAGTAGAATTTCTACTAAAAAAAGCGTAGAACTTATACGAGCAGCCAAGAAAAAAGGTCTGAATATAAGTGCCGATGTAGCCATACATAATCTAATTTTAAAAGACCAAGATTGCGCCACTTTCGATAGCAATTACAAGGTATTTCCACCTCTAAGAACCTCTGAAGATATTCAAGCCTTGATAGAAGGTTTAAAAGATGGTACTATTGACGCTATTTGTTCTGACCATTGCCCTGAAGATATAGAACATAAAGTACTGACTTTCGACCACGCCAATTTTGGTATCATAGGAGCACAAACGGTTTTACCTTTAGCCCTAGAATTGCAAAAGGAATTAGGACTTCATACCATCATTGATGCCCTGAGCCACAATCCTAGAAAACTTCTAGGTATTGACTGCCCGACTATAGAAGAAGGTGCAGAAGCCAACCTATGTTGTTTTAGTACTAGCGACGAATGGACCTTTACTAAAGAAAGCATCGTATCTAAATCCAAAAATACGCCTTTCCTCAACCGAACTTTCAAAACGAAAGTATGGGGAACGGTTAAAGGATCACTAAGTACCTTTTAA
- a CDS encoding BatA domain-containing protein has product MKFLYPQFLYALALVAIPIIIHLFNFRKFRTVYFSNVQFLKSVKEKTKSQSQLKHLLILLSRILAITALVLAFAQPYIPADESSQQAKKYAVSIYIDNSFSMDAENEQGRLLLNAKQHAQAIVDAYASSDEFYLLNNDFRGIQQRALNKEQFSKALNAIESSARTHTLNQIYKRQKNILEKSSSDKKDIYIISDFQNAISDLDINSQDSLYSVRLVAVKPYTNANLYVDSCWLNTPNPQLEQNISLFARVKNNNSEEKREVNIGLEVDGQQKAIATKEVANEDVIELNFTVNTVGWHKGKLSLQDYPISFDDDFYFSFEVKPQLNVQHIYESTSQGSLEKLFAKDNYFNYNKQNIKQIDYKGLNQSQLIILDGIKDLSSGFQQSLKNAIEKGSSVLVFPNADLNTATFKTFSQLLNIDHYEKLNEQEIKIQSLEDKHPLFDGVFETVDERLNFPKVKQYYTIGQQSRSVGVPILKLEDNNGFLNEYQLAKGKVYLSSVGLDDSFGNFSQHALFVPILYNIASYAGGKQNLFYTIGQENIPISTRTFESPMRLFNDKSEIIPEVSPSGLWLANQITEANHYELKDNKQETKAFLSFNYNRTESDLTLADEESLRSLSEQQANVFFLESKLDNLSNYLQNLNTGIPLWLSCILLTLFFLLIETLLIRLL; this is encoded by the coding sequence ATGAAGTTCCTGTACCCTCAATTTTTGTACGCCCTCGCTCTTGTAGCAATCCCTATCATTATTCATTTATTCAATTTCAGAAAGTTCCGTACGGTTTACTTTTCTAATGTGCAGTTTTTAAAGTCTGTTAAAGAGAAAACTAAATCTCAATCTCAGCTCAAGCACTTACTCATATTACTCTCTAGGATATTAGCCATTACGGCATTAGTTTTAGCCTTTGCCCAACCTTATATTCCTGCCGATGAATCTAGCCAACAAGCTAAGAAATATGCAGTCAGTATTTATATTGATAATTCCTTCAGTATGGACGCTGAAAATGAACAAGGCAGACTACTTTTAAACGCCAAGCAACACGCTCAAGCCATTGTTGATGCTTATGCTAGTAGCGATGAATTTTACTTGTTAAACAACGATTTTAGAGGCATTCAACAAAGGGCACTCAACAAAGAGCAATTTTCTAAGGCCTTAAATGCCATTGAAAGTTCGGCACGTACCCACACCCTCAATCAAATTTACAAACGCCAAAAAAATATCCTTGAAAAGAGCTCATCGGATAAAAAAGATATTTATATCATTTCTGATTTTCAAAACGCCATTTCGGATTTAGATATTAATAGTCAAGATTCCCTCTATTCTGTTAGATTAGTTGCAGTAAAACCTTACACCAACGCCAATTTGTATGTCGATAGCTGTTGGCTTAACACTCCTAACCCACAACTAGAACAAAACATTAGCCTTTTTGCTAGGGTAAAAAATAATAACTCTGAAGAAAAAAGAGAAGTCAATATAGGCTTAGAAGTCGATGGGCAACAAAAAGCCATAGCTACTAAAGAAGTCGCTAATGAAGACGTTATTGAACTTAACTTTACAGTCAATACGGTAGGTTGGCACAAGGGAAAATTGAGTTTACAAGATTATCCCATTAGTTTTGATGATGACTTCTATTTTAGTTTTGAGGTAAAACCCCAACTGAATGTTCAGCACATTTATGAGAGTACATCTCAAGGCTCACTAGAAAAACTCTTTGCTAAGGACAACTATTTCAATTACAACAAACAAAACATTAAGCAAATCGATTACAAGGGATTAAACCAATCTCAGCTTATCATTTTAGATGGTATAAAAGACTTATCCTCGGGCTTTCAGCAAAGTCTTAAAAATGCCATAGAAAAAGGCTCGTCAGTACTCGTGTTCCCTAATGCTGACTTAAATACTGCAACTTTCAAGACCTTTAGTCAATTGTTAAATATTGACCACTATGAAAAGTTGAACGAGCAAGAAATAAAAATACAATCTTTAGAAGATAAACACCCCCTATTTGATGGTGTTTTTGAAACGGTTGATGAACGTTTGAACTTTCCGAAAGTCAAGCAATATTATACTATCGGTCAGCAGTCAAGAAGTGTAGGCGTACCCATTCTTAAACTAGAAGATAACAATGGCTTTTTAAACGAATACCAATTAGCCAAAGGCAAGGTTTACCTTTCTTCGGTTGGTCTAGATGATAGCTTTGGTAATTTTAGTCAACACGCTTTGTTTGTACCCATACTCTACAACATCGCTTCCTATGCTGGTGGCAAACAAAATTTATTCTATACCATAGGACAAGAGAATATTCCTATTTCAACAAGGACTTTCGAAAGCCCTATGCGTTTGTTTAACGACAAGAGTGAGATAATACCCGAAGTTAGCCCAAGTGGCTTGTGGTTAGCCAATCAGATAACTGAGGCTAATCATTACGAACTCAAGGATAACAAGCAAGAAACTAAGGCTTTTCTCAGCTTTAACTACAACCGAACAGAAAGTGATTTGACCTTAGCAGATGAGGAAAGTTTAAGAAGTCTTAGTGAACAACAAGCCAATGTCTTTTTCCTAGAAAGTAAATTGGACAATTTGAGCAATTACCTTCAAAATTTAAATACAGGTATTCCCTTATGGCTAAGTTGTATCCTACTTACCTTATTCTTTTTATTGATAGAAACCCTTTTAATACGATTATTATGA
- a CDS encoding ABC transporter ATP-binding protein — protein MIAVKDIYKSYGDLEVLKGLNLSVDSGETVSIVGASGAGKTTLLQIIGTLDKADAGQLSINGTDLTQLDDKQLSQFRNESIGFIFQFHNLLSEFTALENICLPAFIKGTNRKDAEKHAQELLTILNLQDRAHHKPNALSGGEQQRVAVARALINNPSVLLADEPSGNLDSKNADELHQLLLNLNKEMGQSCIIVTHNTAFADMADRKLTMVDGMIIK, from the coding sequence GTGATAGCAGTCAAAGATATATACAAGAGTTATGGCGACTTAGAGGTACTTAAAGGACTAAATCTAAGTGTAGATTCTGGCGAAACCGTATCTATAGTAGGTGCGTCGGGAGCTGGTAAAACTACCCTTTTACAAATTATTGGCACACTTGACAAAGCAGACGCTGGGCAATTGTCAATCAACGGTACGGATTTAACTCAACTTGACGACAAGCAACTATCTCAGTTTAGAAACGAATCTATAGGATTTATCTTTCAATTTCACAATTTGTTATCCGAATTTACAGCTTTAGAAAACATCTGTTTACCAGCCTTCATTAAGGGAACAAATCGTAAAGATGCCGAAAAACACGCACAAGAGTTATTGACTATTCTTAACCTACAAGACAGAGCCCACCACAAACCCAATGCCCTTTCTGGTGGCGAACAACAACGTGTAGCAGTAGCTCGAGCGTTAATCAACAATCCTTCAGTACTTCTAGCCGATGAACCTTCTGGAAATTTGGATTCTAAAAATGCCGATGAACTCCATCAGTTGCTTTTGAATCTCAACAAAGAAATGGGACAATCTTGTATTATTGTTACTCACAACACTGCTTTTGCAGATATGGCAGACCGTAAACTAACTATGGTCGATGGTATGATTATAAAATAA
- a CDS encoding carbohydrate binding family 9 domain-containing protein: MKHLFLLLFSFPLIIQAQTKAYQIKRAETKPTTDGKITAKEWAMHNLAGEFISYYPISGATMPKGFKTEWKATYDNQSIYFAVSMYDPRADSIMSQLCKRDRIEGSNNDHILIRINPYQDGQTDFGFKLSPLGVQEDVKFTTNREDSNWDMVWKSATHRDDKGWYAEFEIPYSALRFPKSEVQDWSVNIVRHIRRYRASYAWNPIDITNENISSQAGTVKGFKNIEPPLRLSFLPYISSYATNFDGETEYSLNGGMDVKYGINESFTLDMTLIPDFGQVGFDNQVLNLSPFEVQYDEKRPFFTEGTELFDKGYLFYSRRISNNLLNATKVTGRTKNNLGVGILNALTNETENDPLSNYNIVVLDQSFANNSYLTFTNTNVQRKGGDKANVTGLLSVFRNKSNTYQFFGNYRYSHVKGSEDTEQGFASYMNVSKVAGKLQFGLANNIESDTYNPNDMGFLYNNNEFNTSADISYRITESTQRLVDFKCNAYISYEQLYKPRLFSELSYEVRQVSTFRNFLTWGVSSNGELTEGNDYFESRTTIDDVFKRSKNYIARMFFSSDYRKKLALDISFGGGQAPLYDEHTLFFRMSPRVRFSEKLFMYYVFSTSMTDNETGYITSDNGNSIFSTRKKQFFTNVLKAEYVLNTKMSFDFKFRHHWEQVRNYSFHTLDRYGYLQDSDYVGENNVNFNAWNIDLNFNYWFAPASEISIVWKNSILTSGSRIESYYKDNLEALLNNPQENSLSLRLRYFLDYKYLQKK; encoded by the coding sequence ATGAAGCACCTTTTTCTATTACTTTTTAGTTTTCCCCTAATTATTCAGGCACAGACCAAAGCATATCAAATTAAAAGAGCTGAAACAAAACCTACAACTGATGGTAAAATAACAGCTAAAGAATGGGCTATGCATAATTTAGCTGGAGAATTTATAAGTTATTATCCTATTAGTGGTGCAACTATGCCCAAAGGTTTTAAAACAGAATGGAAAGCCACTTACGACAATCAATCCATCTATTTTGCGGTATCTATGTATGACCCCAGAGCCGATAGTATTATGAGTCAATTGTGCAAACGAGATAGAATTGAAGGAAGTAACAACGACCACATTTTAATTCGAATAAACCCTTATCAAGATGGACAAACCGATTTTGGTTTTAAGCTATCGCCTTTAGGTGTTCAAGAAGATGTAAAATTCACGACTAACAGAGAAGATTCCAATTGGGACATGGTTTGGAAAAGTGCTACTCACCGAGATGACAAAGGTTGGTATGCTGAGTTTGAAATCCCCTATTCTGCTTTGCGTTTTCCAAAAAGTGAAGTACAAGATTGGAGTGTCAATATCGTTAGACATATCAGAAGATACCGAGCATCTTATGCGTGGAATCCTATAGATATTACCAATGAGAATATCAGTTCTCAAGCGGGAACAGTTAAAGGGTTCAAAAATATAGAACCCCCTTTGCGATTGTCATTTTTGCCCTACATATCTTCTTATGCCACAAACTTTGACGGAGAAACAGAGTATAGCCTTAATGGGGGTATGGACGTTAAGTATGGCATCAACGAAAGTTTTACTTTAGATATGACTTTGATACCTGATTTTGGACAAGTAGGCTTTGACAATCAAGTACTAAACCTCTCTCCTTTTGAAGTGCAATACGATGAGAAAAGACCGTTTTTTACTGAAGGTACAGAGTTGTTTGACAAAGGCTATCTTTTTTATTCTAGACGTATCAGTAATAATTTATTAAATGCCACCAAAGTAACAGGAAGAACTAAAAACAACTTAGGTGTAGGTATTCTAAATGCCCTAACCAACGAAACAGAAAACGACCCCTTGAGTAATTACAATATTGTTGTTCTTGACCAGTCTTTTGCCAACAACTCCTACCTGACATTTACCAATACTAATGTACAACGTAAAGGTGGCGATAAAGCTAATGTTACTGGATTGCTGTCAGTTTTTAGAAACAAGAGCAATACCTATCAATTTTTTGGTAATTATAGATATAGCCATGTCAAAGGTTCAGAAGATACAGAACAAGGCTTTGCCTCCTATATGAATGTCAGTAAGGTAGCTGGTAAGTTACAATTCGGACTAGCCAACAACATAGAGAGCGATACTTACAACCCCAATGATATGGGCTTTTTGTACAACAACAACGAGTTTAACACCTCGGCAGACATTAGTTACCGCATTACAGAATCTACACAACGATTGGTCGATTTTAAATGCAATGCATATATAAGCTATGAACAATTGTATAAACCACGTTTATTTAGTGAATTGAGCTATGAAGTGCGTCAGGTATCCACTTTCAGAAACTTTTTGACTTGGGGTGTTTCATCAAATGGAGAATTGACTGAAGGAAACGACTATTTTGAATCCAGAACCACCATTGACGATGTCTTTAAGCGTTCTAAAAACTACATTGCACGTATGTTTTTCTCTAGTGACTATCGAAAAAAACTAGCCCTTGACATAAGTTTTGGTGGTGGTCAAGCCCCTTTGTATGACGAGCATACCTTGTTTTTCCGTATGTCGCCAAGAGTGCGTTTTAGTGAGAAACTATTCATGTACTACGTCTTTTCGACCAGTATGACAGACAACGAAACGGGCTACATCACTTCAGATAATGGCAATTCTATTTTCTCAACGCGTAAAAAGCAATTCTTTACCAATGTGCTAAAAGCCGAGTACGTACTAAATACAAAGATGAGTTTTGATTTTAAATTCAGACACCATTGGGAACAAGTGAGAAACTATTCCTTCCACACTTTAGACCGTTATGGTTATTTGCAAGACAGCGATTATGTTGGCGAAAACAACGTCAATTTTAACGCTTGGAACATCGATTTAAATTTCAACTATTGGTTTGCCCCTGCTAGTGAGATTAGTATCGTTTGGAAGAACTCCATTTTAACATCTGGTAGTCGAATAGAAAGCTATTACAAAGATAATTTAGAAGCCTTATTGAACAACCCTCAAGAGAATAGTTTATCTTTGAGACTTCGATACTTTTTAGATTATAAATATTTGCAAAAGAAGTGA
- the sucC gene encoding ADP-forming succinate--CoA ligase subunit beta, with amino-acid sequence MNLHEYQGKEILNSFGVRIQRGIVASTPDEAVAAAKQLNEETGTSWWVVKAQVHAGGRGKGGGVKLAKSLDDVKNIANDILGMHLVTPQTSAEGKLVHQVLIAEDVYYPGESETSEYYMSVLLNRSTGRNMIMYSTEGGMDIEEVADKTPHLIFTEEIDPKVGLQGFQCRKIAFNLGLSGTAFKEMTKFVSALYAAYDGIDAALFEINPVLKTSDDKILAVDSKVALDGNALFRHKDYAALRDKREEDPTEVEAGEYGLNFVKLDGNVGCMVNGAGLAMATMDIIKQAGGNPANFLDVGGTADAARVEQAFRIIMKDEGVKAILVNIFGGIVRCDRVAQGVVDAYKNIGEINIPIIVRLQGTNAVEAKKLIDESGLKVISAILLQEAADKVKEVLA; translated from the coding sequence ATGAATTTACACGAGTATCAAGGAAAAGAAATCTTAAATAGTTTTGGAGTTCGTATACAAAGAGGTATTGTAGCCTCTACTCCTGACGAAGCTGTTGCGGCAGCCAAACAATTGAATGAAGAAACAGGAACATCGTGGTGGGTTGTCAAAGCCCAAGTTCACGCTGGTGGTCGTGGTAAAGGTGGTGGTGTAAAACTCGCTAAATCTTTAGATGACGTTAAAAACATTGCTAATGATATTTTAGGTATGCACTTGGTTACTCCTCAGACTTCTGCCGAAGGTAAATTAGTACACCAAGTACTGATTGCCGAAGATGTATATTATCCCGGTGAAAGTGAAACTTCTGAATACTATATGTCAGTATTGCTAAATCGTTCTACTGGTAGAAATATGATCATGTATTCTACAGAAGGTGGGATGGACATTGAAGAAGTTGCTGACAAGACTCCACACTTGATATTTACTGAAGAAATAGACCCTAAAGTTGGTTTGCAAGGCTTTCAGTGTAGAAAAATTGCTTTTAACTTAGGCTTAAGTGGTACAGCTTTTAAAGAGATGACTAAGTTTGTTTCGGCATTGTATGCGGCATACGATGGTATTGATGCTGCCTTATTCGAGATTAACCCAGTTTTAAAAACTTCAGATGATAAAATTTTAGCAGTAGATTCTAAAGTTGCTCTCGATGGCAATGCTTTATTCAGACATAAAGATTATGCAGCCTTAAGAGATAAAAGAGAAGAAGACCCAACAGAAGTAGAAGCTGGAGAATATGGCTTAAACTTCGTTAAATTAGATGGTAACGTGGGCTGTATGGTAAACGGTGCTGGTTTGGCTATGGCAACTATGGATATCATCAAACAAGCGGGTGGTAATCCTGCTAACTTCCTAGATGTTGGTGGTACAGCCGATGCCGCCCGTGTAGAACAAGCCTTTAGAATCATTATGAAAGATGAGGGTGTGAAAGCTATCTTAGTAAATATCTTTGGAGGTATTGTGCGTTGCGATAGAGTAGCACAAGGTGTTGTTGACGCTTATAAAAATATAGGAGAAATAAATATCCCAATCATCGTAAGACTACAAGGTACTAATGCTGTAGAAGCTAAAAAGCTAATTGATGAAAGTGGACTAAAAGTTATTTCTGCCATTCTATTACAAGAGGCTGCCGATAAGGTCAAAGAAGTCTTGGCATAG